Part of the Flavobacterium sp. MDT1-60 genome, TGACATCAAAATAATGATTACGATTGGAGTTTTTACCATCAATTTCAGCGAAATCATTCCGAATATAAAAAGCAAAGAAAGACTCTTTTTATTGCCTGATGGAAACTATTTCCTGATTCCGCTAGAATGGCTCAGCAAATACAGTTCGCTGGCCAAATTAGCCAAAACAGAAAATGAAAATCTTCTTTTGCGTAAAAGTAATTTCACTGCTTTAGACACTATTTCGGAAATTAAAAATGATGTAATCCAAAAAGCAGAATATACCCCTTCTGATTTACTGAAAGCAACTTTGAGACCATACCAAATTGAGGGTGTAAAATGGCTTTTAGGTCATTTCAACTCCAACTTAGGTGCTTGTCTCGCTGATGATATGGGACTCGGAAAGACATTACAAACTTTAGCCGTTCTGGTTGCTGTGCAGGAACAATTAGGATTTACGACTAAAACCACGAATTTTGATTTGTTTCAAAATGAAACGACTATTGAAAGAGAGCCTCTAAAAACCCTGATTGTTTTGCCTTCATCATTGGTTTTTAACTGGTATAACGAGTCTTCAAAATTTACACCGCATTTTTCAAAAATGCAATATATTGGTAACGACAGAAAACTGTTAACAAATAGATTAGCATCAACAGATTTAATTTTTACCAGCTACAGTATTGTTCATCGTGATATTTCAATTTTAGAAAAATATAATTTCCGATATTTAATTTTGGACGAAAGCCAATACATTAAAAATAAAAATTCTAAGATTTTTAAAGCCATCAATAAAATAAATACAGCTCATAAAATCGCACTAAGCGGTACCCCTATCGAAAATTCGCTGGAAGATTTATGGTCTCAAATGCAGTTTATAAATCCCGATATTTTGGGGACTTATGCTTTTTTTGCAGAAAATTTTAAAATTCCGATTGAGAAAAAGCAAGACGAAAATAGTTTAGCTGAATTAAAAAATCTGGTTCAGCCTTATATTTTAAGACGAACAAAAGAACAGGTTTTAAAGGATTTACCGGAATTGACAGAGCAGATTTATTATTGCGATATGGATCCTGAACAGGAAAAATTATATGAGAAAGAAAAGTCAAAAGCTCGTAATTTTTTATTAAAAACTGATGGAACCAGTCCTGATAAAATTAGCATTATCAACACTTTGATGAAGTTGAGACAGTTGAGCAATCATCCAAAAATGATCGATCATGAGTCTGAAATTGATTCGGGAAAATACATTGCAGTTACTAATTATCTGGAAAATTTAGTAAAAGGAAAACAAAAGACTATTATTTTCAGCTCCTTTGTTACTAATTTGAATTTTTACACTACTTGGTGCAAGGAAAATAAAATAGGATATTGTGAAATTACAGGCGAAACTCCTGCCAGTAAAAGAGAACATCAGGTAAAACTATTTCAGGAAAAAGAAGAGCCTTTGTTATTTTTTATTTCACTTAAAGCAGGTGGCGTTGGTTTGAATATTACCAAGGCTTCTTATGTTTTATTTTTAGATCCGTGGTGGAATCCTTTTGCAGAAAAACAAGGAGTTGGAAGGGCGCACCGAATCGGACAATTAAATAAGGTAAATGTAATTCGCTTTATTTCGAAAAATACAGTAGAAGAAAAAATAATCAAACTGCAGGAAAACAAAAAGCTGTTATCTGATTCACTTTTGGAAGAAAGTTATATCAACGACGAAATCGAAGTTAATTTGAAATACATACTTGGTTCATAACAAATTGTTCTTAAAACCAATAAAACGACTTATTTTTCGTTGTATAAATTGTTATATTTACAATCTTACAACGTAATAAGATGCCAAAATTTTTGTTTCAAAGTTTACTTTTACTTTTCATTTTTACTTCGGCGAAAGCCCAGGAAGTACAAACCGAAGTTACTCCTCCCTATAATATCAAAACCGTTTCATTTGTTCAGAATGGAAATAATGTCGTGCCGATTTTCGAATTAGGTTCGACATTTGAATTACAATTTGATGATTTGTTTGGAAATGAAGCCAATTATTATTTTGATTTAATTCATTGCGATTATAACTGGATTCCAACTGATATTCCGAAAA contains:
- a CDS encoding DEAD/DEAH box helicase; its protein translation is MEPTKSFQFCFDISFDKNLNAFIPTAYIVENTTEIKYLDKKATASILESFGIIFENLDSNTKKILTVCESLKSDFIFKKFSAKIKSAKTIADLQKDSKIDFAIRQHLKLNLDSFYTLIVQEQFPLSINIGPEKDFYRSKVDISPLYFEPQIQFDKHTEGITYTLSLKENETTFSPMNSSVDMLLDEPGWLIIDKKLGKLKELNSKKLSPFLKKKSIEIPSKLVDDYFKSFIPEIAKKIDIQATGFEIELRDKIVSCTIQPVYDFFKNCYYLNLYFDYNGYSFDASKTKKTHSFVDFSVANEPKIIQFKRSSDESLYTDKLLQLSLIKIKNELFGSNSDAETHDPYANIQFVIDHKEELENLGFTIQNLKLESKEIITESHTVLASKEETKEDWFDIKIMITIGVFTINFSEIIPNIKSKERLFLLPDGNYFLIPLEWLSKYSSLAKLAKTENENLLLRKSNFTALDTISEIKNDVIQKAEYTPSDLLKATLRPYQIEGVKWLLGHFNSNLGACLADDMGLGKTLQTLAVLVAVQEQLGFTTKTTNFDLFQNETTIEREPLKTLIVLPSSLVFNWYNESSKFTPHFSKMQYIGNDRKLLTNRLASTDLIFTSYSIVHRDISILEKYNFRYLILDESQYIKNKNSKIFKAINKINTAHKIALSGTPIENSLEDLWSQMQFINPDILGTYAFFAENFKIPIEKKQDENSLAELKNLVQPYILRRTKEQVLKDLPELTEQIYYCDMDPEQEKLYEKEKSKARNFLLKTDGTSPDKISIINTLMKLRQLSNHPKMIDHESEIDSGKYIAVTNYLENLVKGKQKTIIFSSFVTNLNFYTTWCKENKIGYCEITGETPASKREHQVKLFQEKEEPLLFFISLKAGGVGLNITKASYVLFLDPWWNPFAEKQGVGRAHRIGQLNKVNVIRFISKNTVEEKIIKLQENKKLLSDSLLEESYINDEIEVNLKYILGS